CCCCCGCCTCCTGCCTCCTGCTCCCTGCCCCCTCCCTTTTCACCCCCAAGCGGGGGCCCCCCCCGGCGCGCCCCACAAAAAAAAACACAAAAGCCCCCCCGAAATTTACATAAACCCCGCAACAAACGAAAGGGACCCCCAACGCGCCGGGCGGCGGGGGTGTGTTGGGTGGGCCGGCCCCCCCGGGGGGCGCCCCGCTTGGGGGTGAAAAGGGAGGGGGCAGGGAGCAGGAGGCAGGAGGCGGGGGGCAGACGGTGCGACTCTGCTTCCGGCGTTCTGCTCCCTGCTCCCTCCCCCCTCCCTGGTCATCAAAACCGCGCCGCGTGGCGCGGCAACTCCACCCGTCCGTGCGGTGTATCACGGCACGAAACCCGCAGCCGCGCTATTTCGTCAGCATACATATGTCCATCCTCAGCAAGCTCTTTCCGGAAACCCTCTTCCCCCGCAAGCTGTCGGCCGACGCCGAGCAGCGGCTGCGGCTCGCCCAGGCGCGCGCGGAAGAGGCGCTCATTCGGGCGCACGTGGACAACGCGCTGCTGTTCGTGGATACGCTCGCCACCGACGTGAGCTACGAGCGCGCACTCGACATTTACGTGCGGGAGCTTGCCGTGCCGGAGCCGCTGGCCAGTGTGGTCGTGACCCGCGCGCTGGTAGCGCTGGGCGAGGCGCTGGTGCCCGACGCCGGCGCAACCGCGGAACAGGCGGCGCCCATGCCGGCACTGCGGCTGGACGAGGCGGCCGCGCGGCGGAGGCGGGCGTAATGGCGAAGGGCCGCGCTGTCGCGCGGCCCGTGTGTATACGAGGCAGGTAGCAGGAGGCAGGTAGCAGGAGGCAGGTAGTAGGAAACAGGAATCAGGGGGTAAGGGCATTCCCGTTTCCCCCGGATGGCCTTCCCCCTGCCCCCTGCCGTGTCAACCCAAGCGGCGCGCCCTGTGGCGCGCCGCCGTCCTTACTGCTTCGCCGCCGTGTCCGTTGCCGGCGCCGCCGCACCCGCGCCCGCCGCCGTCAGCGAATCCACCAGCTTCTTGATGCCGTCGGCGGTGAGGCCGCCCGGGTAGATCTTGTTCGCCACAATGATGGTGGGGGTGCTGTTCACGCCGCGCGACTGCCCCTCGGTAGCATTGGCCTGAATGCGCGGGAGGTGCTTCTGCTCATCCATGCAGCTGTTGTACGTCGCCATGTCGAGCCCAACCGCGGTGGCGTACGCCTCGATCACCTTGCGCGGGTTGGTTGTGGCCATCGTGCTCCAGTCGGGCTGGTTGGCGAAGAGCTGGTCGTGCATCTCCCAGAACTTCCCCTGATCGTTCGCGCACGCCGCCGCCAGGTGCGCGAAGAGCGTGTTGGCGTGAATCGACGTGAGCGGGAAGTCGTAGAAGCGGAAGTTCGCGAGCCCGGCGTCGATGATGCGCGCCTTGATGTCGGGGCCCTGAATGGTGGCGAACTGGCCGCACCCCGGGCACTCGAAGTCGGCGAACTCGATGATCGTGATGGGCGCATCCGGGTTGCCGCGCAGGTACCCCTCGGCCTTCATCGCCGGCGCATCCTTGGGCAGCTCAATGGGCTTGGGCTTGTTCTGCATCGTGCCCCACAGCACGCCACCACCCACCAGCAACAGCACCCCGATCACCGCCAGGAATCCGGTGTTCGACTTCTTCTTCGGCGTCACCTTGGCCACTCGCTCTCCTCGTCGTCATCCGGCCGCGGCCGGTGGGGTCCAGGACCTGCAGAGCGGCGGCGCCGGGCGCCATCGCTCCGAAATAGCATGCGGGAAGCTACGCGCCCGGTGGTTCGGTGCGCCATGGTGCACTATCCTCCCCACGTGTACACCGAACACCTGCGCATTCCCGTGGGCAGCGGCGCCCTGCATGTCGAGCGCGTCGGACGCGCCGGACGGGCGGTGGTGCTGTTGCACGGGTTCGGCACCTGTGCCTTCCTCTGGCGGGCCGTCGCGCCGGCGCTGGCCAGCGCCGGGCGCACCGTGGTCAGCATCGACCTGCTCGGCTTCGGCGAATCCGATCGCCCGGCCGATGTGCCCTACTCCCTGCCGGCGCAGGCCGAATACGTGGACCGGGCACTCACGGCGCTCCGCCTCGGCGCGGTGTGCGTGGCCGGACAGGATACGGGGGCGCTGGTGGCGCTGCTGCTGGCGGCGCAGGCGCCCGACCGGGTGCGGAAGCTGGCGCTGCTCGAACCGCCGGCCCCCGACGATCTCCCGGGAGCGGCCATCCGGTCGCTGCAGCGGACCTCGGCGCTTTCGGCGCTGAGCGCCAACAGCCTGTTCGGGGCCCGCCCCCTGCTCGAGCCGCTGCTCACCGACGCGGTGGGGGAGCGCGAGCGCATGCCCGAGCGCCTGGTGATG
This DNA window, taken from Gemmatimonas sp., encodes the following:
- a CDS encoding alpha/beta fold hydrolase, which gives rise to MYTEHLRIPVGSGALHVERVGRAGRAVVLLHGFGTCAFLWRAVAPALASAGRTVVSIDLLGFGESDRPADVPYSLPAQAEYVDRALTALRLGAVCVAGQDTGALVALLLAAQAPDRVRKLALLEPPAPDDLPGAAIRSLQRTSALSALSANSLFGARPLLEPLLTDAVGERERMPERLVMRYLAPWVGGNGAAELLQLASSVSMTPNPGQPEPDLAAVRGDVLLWCGGDTPPRSREDAAARSVAWQRLLPRARVTPLITARPPGMLVAEDTPDALVAALLPWSA
- a CDS encoding thioredoxin domain-containing protein; translation: MAKVTPKKKSNTGFLAVIGVLLLVGGGVLWGTMQNKPKPIELPKDAPAMKAEGYLRGNPDAPITIIEFADFECPGCGQFATIQGPDIKARIIDAGLANFRFYDFPLTSIHANTLFAHLAAACANDQGKFWEMHDQLFANQPDWSTMATTNPRKVIEAYATAVGLDMATYNSCMDEQKHLPRIQANATEGQSRGVNSTPTIIVANKIYPGGLTADGIKKLVDSLTAAGAGAAAPATDTAAKQ